CTTGGACACAAGCTACATttatctttctcttcttgagaattttcactAACTCTAAGGACTTCTCCGTCAACGAACCTATGTTCCATGATCCTACCCTCAATTTATGGGAACTCGTAACCCACTTACCACTATTTTCCCTCGTCCTCGGCCTCAACCGAAGACATGACTCAATACCACCATCAAATACCAAATCCACTAGAAAGATACTGAATCTAATGTAAAATCTACACAGGAATACACTTCAAAAAATTTTTGCAACAGGTGTATAATCTAAAAGACCAGATAGCAACAACTAAACTATAGGATCAAGTATAGTGTATTCTCCAAAAGACACAATAGCACAACTATACTATAAGTTGAAGCACTGATCTGAACTATAATAGAAAACAAGAAAGTACTGATCTGGAATATATAAGATGGAGCCCTAATCTGAACTAAAATGCCAATTAGAAACagccaaaaaataaaacaatccaaataATCAGAGTGTAATGCACAATGCACAATCAGGTAACCTTAAGAATCTACTCCTATGCTCTTCAAATTATTGAAAGTTGGGTGTAATTACCTACCAAGAAAGATTAAATTACCTAACAAGAAAGGTTTCAATGTAGAAAACAAGAACACAAAATCTGCAAAAAAGGGCCCAGAAAATAGATTTAGAgcaagaaagaaagggagacaGGATAGATAGAGCCTGGTCGGTGAAGATGGAGGGCTTCGATGGTCTTTGGGCTTTTTTTCGGCCAGATCTGGTTGGTCTCACCGGTGAATGTCTTGCCTGCGCCGGAGTTGGCTGTTCGCCACTCGTTGATCAGAGCAGCTGGAGATCATGTTTGTTGTTTTCGTCCTCACTAGAGCGGCGGAGAACAGAGAAAGAGGCTCGCCGGTCGGAGCTGGTCCTCGCAATGCTTCTGGCCGGCGCGGCCTTCGCTTGCTAGCGAGAAGAACGGATCGGAGGCGGCGCCCGGTTGCCGGATGGTTTTCGCAGTTGCTCGCTGACCGGCGTTGTTCGGTGCTTCGCCTGAGGAAtcggtgaagaagaagaaaaacgtCGGTGCAgtaaaaagagagagagagagaaagattACAAAGGAGACCCTACCACACCATAATGTATcaatctaaaaccaaacacCTTATGGGCAACCTTTACCACTTTAATGTATCAGTTAGAATTACAGTACTTAAcaatttactaaatattttaaaaatagcaATATATCATGAGTAATATATCCATCTCGAGATCATAAATCAGAAAATCGACTACATAACATCTCTCCAATCTTTTTGTGTGTTGTATCAATGCATAATAGATACTAGGGGTGGGCGTTCGGTTCTTTGGTTCGGTTTAATCAAATTTCGGTTCGATTCTTCGGTATTCGATTTTAGAAAAGTGTGCACCATATTTCAAACCAAACTagatcggttcggttcggtttagtTCAGtgtttttaaatcaatttttcggtgtcaacaaaaataaagagagaatatGATAAAGTAACAATTGTTATTCACTTCACACTTCAAACTTCAAAGTAACAACTAACCGTCTAACAATTAAAGGTAAAAACATCAATTTGTTGTTCTCACTTCAAAGTAACAACacaaaatcataaaatcataaagTAGAAAGTAGAAACACCAAGTTGCTGCTCAAACTTGAATTAAATTGAGTTTTGTTTAGTTTAGACTTTAGGTCTTTAGGGTttactattttgttatttagaTTTTTGCTATTTAAGTTTAGgatctaaatataaaatttgaaacgGGCCAagtaaagttaaaaattaagtaatataataaatacttttaaatttatttaataaaacttCGGTTCTTTGGTGCACCGTAGTTTCGGGACACCGAACTCCGAACCAAAGAACCGAAgttctggaaaaaaaaaccgACACCGAATTGAAACACCAAAGAATCGAATTTTTTcggtttgattcgatttttcGGTATTTATGCTCACCCCAAATAGATACATTAtaaattcatgttcatgttTCTTCACCTCCAAGTATAGACTAACGAAGatattcatgatgtatcttctcaagAGTTTCGATAATTTTGAGATATTCATGATGTTCCTAATCTCATCTATCTCCAGCTCAGCTGCAATGGCGATTTGAGATTCACAAATGAAATTGTTTGTCCAAAAACAATTTCATCACTTTTGTAAccttcataactcacctcgCTTACCCAAATTTCTCAACAAAATCGATATATTCATCTTGTATCAGCCACTTTAGTTGAGTAATTTGGAGTTTTCGCGATTTCgaattgatgaagaagatgaaaaattgaattttgaattttgtgaatcTATTACAGATTGGAATGAATTGATATCAATCAGTTTTGTGTGAATCGGggaatcaaaatcaattttacattaatatttcatattaagCGCTACAGACAAATTTTGTGATGTATCAtaattaatgtatccggatgGCTAatattttaagagatttttataaaatagaaaagtgTAGAAATAGAATGTAATTTAGATCTTAcactatgaaatttatgtaaattatactAAATTTTTTGTGAATTAAGCTCAATCCGTCCCACTCCACCCCACACCACCCCACCCCGCCCAACACCGCCCCATTGCTATCCCTAATGTAGGGAGTAATTAATAAACCTTTGCGGTCAATTCAAAGTGCGACCAGAATGGTTTAAAAGGCCAATTCATACACCAAGTGCTTGCACACAGAGACCAGGATTTGGAATAGTACATGTCAAAAACATGGCTTTCAATTAGGCCATCTATGGCTCAAACAGAAAAGCCCTCATGTAGTAATGGAAGTAGAACTTTGGCGGCAAGTGATAAGACCAACTACCTCACACGGTCTCTTTCTACGCTTTAATGAGTCAATTTGAGGAGTTGTACACATAAATCATATATTCTCTTTTGTCTCAATTTCGTCTCAgaaacaataacatatttctatatttattagtgatttaattttaaaatatttattttactgttAGTGATATGATTAATTgtcacataaatatttaatgacttattttagaccacaaggtttaaaagttattttttttcttttttaaactccaTAGTTAGTCAAACTATATCATATCAATTGAGAacgagaaaataataatattatctcAATACAGAAGAGCctaaaaaaaaacccaaaagaagAAGGAACCAATATTTCGTGGGTAAGTGGAAACAATATTTATACTCTAAGGCAGTGGCGGAACCTCCTTATAGTTAAGGGTTCATCCAAACCCCCCTTCGATggaaaatcatattatttatacatggttaaaataattttttaggtatatatagtagatgttgaaccccTTCTACTACTTCAtgtgtctattttttcagattttgaacctcttattgaaaattctggctccATCATTGCTCTAAAGGAGGGTGGGCAAAAAATGTGttaccaaaaacatatatatgaaaGAATAAGAATAACAAGAATTGTGGAGGCCAGAAAATTATGGTTCTATATTGGAAAAGGTGAGTCTtgtaaatatgaaagaataaaaAGGATAAGCCAAAACCAAAAATATGGACATCAATCCAACCACCACCTAGAAACAGTTGTGGACAAGAAAATGATGTATTCTTGACATTATGTGCCTTAGCAATTAGCAGGTGCAACATTCAAAAGGTTCAACAGCTAAAACTTGTGCAGATGTCTACACAATGtacacaaataaaagaaaatcatccataaattcTGTATTCATAGTATTTTCCAGGATGGACCGTTGTCGAAGAAAGGGCTATTAGACGGGTGATTCTGCTCTTCCATGCAAATACGAAAAGCAAGTATGTTGCTACCGCGCTATATAGAATATAGCAAATTATAAATACAGTCATTCAAACATGAGAGAGTTCTTGAAAGTTTACTTGTATATGTTGTAGCTAGTTTCTGTCAAACGATGTATAATCGTCTACACACCTAAAAAGTAAAAGAGAATGATAGAACCTACATTTTGTATCTatgaaattgtaaaaaaaaaaatgaacataatCCTTCCAATTCCCTCTATGTTTACAGTTTTCCGTCCTTTTAAGTCAGCATATCAGGCATCAGCACATTTTGTTGGTGCATATCCCAGCCTAGACCCTTTTGTATCATATAAGATATGAAAATTCTGTTGTTGGTAGTTACCAATTATTGACATGGCAGAGTTAGGAGTACCCAAAATTGCTAAACAAACAATGTCTTCTGGATCAAGTTTGATGAAGTAGTTCTCGACCGGGAAATTCCATACAGCTCCATCACTAAAAGTTATCCCAAATGAAGGTAATTCAAGATTCTCCACTCCAGACACATTGTAACATGGTCTAAGAATGGGAAAATCTTGTATTAATGGATAGCCTTTCACTTTGTTAACAAATGCCTCTTTTATAATCTCATATGCTGGTTCGACGAAATAGCTCAAAGTGGTTCCTGAATCAATGATTGTGCCACCAACACCTTGTGGAGACAAATTCCATGTCTCCTCCGGTATCTTTAGCACTTCGTCTCCAACTGTGATTGATTTGATCTGCACATAATAGAACGTTTCTGCAGGATTTTCTTTCTCACCAACTAATGAAGTGAAGTTCAAGTTCGGATGCTTCAAAAGCTCCTTGTCTTCGCCAAAAATTAATTTGCTGCTGACACTAGAGTTGCTATTCCTATTAACCAGACAATACGAAAAAGAATGGCCATACAAAGATTGAAGCTGAGACGAAAACGAAAGTGGTCCCTTACCAAGTCCTAGCAAACCTGCAGCACCATGAAACAAGCCTCTATTCCAATGACCACAACCAAACATCACATTTTCCACTTTCTTGATCTCAGAGTTCCCACTAGGGGTTGTGAGATTAACCGAGAAAGTCTCAAGCGCGAAATCACCAGTCGTATTCGAGCTATCTCCATACCAATAGTAATAAGGGCAAGTTTGATTCTCAGTCTTACAAGGCTGTGGAGGGTCAGGAGATGAAACAAGATGACACATTGGATCATGACAAGTTATATTCGTAAAAGAAGTAGAATCTTTAGGATCATAATAAGGACCATTTTGTTCGAAACAATCGTAACAAGGTACACATTGAATCCAATTAAGATCACTACCAGTATCAAGAATCAAAGAGAAGTGCTTAGGAGGTGTACCAACAAAAACATCCATGAAATATTCCCCTGATCCATGACTCACCCCTGACTCCAACGTCGCCATAAGTCTGCCTGAAAGCTCAAATTGTGAAGAAATGACAGTTTTTTCACCGTCTTTCGCCAATCTTGAAACAgagttttgattctttttctcaacaATCCTTGTATGCAATGTCTGAATTCTACCTAAATCCCTTGACGTGGACTCAAAAACAGAGTCTTTAACCTCTGTAGTTTTACCATCTGATCTATGCCTTAAATGAAACTTGACTGCTTCTTTTGGCTGCGCGAAATCGTCTTCATCTTGACTATCAATACTAGTTTGTTCTTCTCGGGTTAACATATTTGTCGATGTTACATGATTGCAACCTGAGTTAACGGAAGAAGAAACAACATTGAAACTTGGATGTTGTGGGAATTCAATACCAGAAGCACTAGAATTCAGATTGATCCCAAATTCCCTAGAGGCCACAAAACCAAATGAGAATACACTTAAGGAAACCAAAATGAAAATACTGAGCGTTGTCACCATTGGTATTACTagtttagaagaaaaaaaatgaaaaatgactACATAAAAGGATGATTCAGGTTCttgatttcaatataaattatCTGAATCAAGAAAgccaaaacaaacaaacaaacaaaaaatgagaaaaaaatattgtgaggTTGAGGAACAAAATGTTACTGTAAGAAGAGAAGTTGGATTTTGTCAtggaaaagagagagagagagagaggttttaaatgGTTATTGATGTTTGAAGAGCGACTTTGAACGCTGGCTTTTCAGATGGACAATTTTCCTCTCACGCGGTTTCTTCCTAGCTCcagtaatatttattttattttattttttgaaaaaactgtATCTTAAACTactcataatatttttctttttattacaaagaaaagaataaCTCCACctaggaaaaagaaagaaaattactTCCTCGGTCCTAGAATAAGAATTTGTTTGAATGTTGTTGGAAGACCAAAcacacttattttgagaaaaaaatacttgttttgaaaaattaacACGTTTAGCAAATCAgcaaaatttcttttaaatggAAACAGAAACAACTTTTCTATTATTGAAGAAGCTAAAAATTCCtgcttcttaaaaaataaaagtacaaaattatttttataagctAATCACTCTAGATTTTTTGCTAGTGTAATTGAAATAACATTgttatttgtcatatttgatttgaaaatcttctcatattcttgatgttatagaactttaattttgaaaagaaaaaaaataaggattGGCCCACCCCAGCCCGTTGCCCTTCTAAAGTTGAGTTGGGTTGAACATTTTCATGCCTTTCCAAATGAAGGGTCGGTCCGCCCTAGCCCATCATATTTCCTGGCCCGCGAGGCTTGGACCGGGTGGGGCTGGGCTGAccctttttgacaactctaaTTAGTATATCTCATAAGTttgatttaagattttttatattttattttttatttttatgtaacaaaaatttttattttattttacatttatataatattattttatattgatattattttacttattattttgtacgattagaaagaaaaaaaaagaagctaatattgattgaaaatttgaatatgcacattttaatttaattagaaattttataatagatatttaaaatagtttctctctataaaataatcctGATATTCATTGATACTTGCCCTTTTCGTAATtttgactctcaaaagcatttttaaaaaaaagattagtcaaatACAATCTGTttatcaaaaacacttttcaaatgaattatccaaacacatattatttttttaaagcacttttctaaaaaactaattttaaaaaaatatttctaaaaataagtatttttttcacAACAATGCCAAACAGACTCAAACTATCGATTTAGCAAAAGAGATTGTCCCAAAATAATTATGCTTTAGGAAttgatcaaaataataattagtaattGTTTTCAAATATAACCTTAGGTTAGagaaatatttctatttaataTTTCCTTCATTTCGAAATAAGGAATTGTTAAAGTAATGCACACtcattaacaaaaataagtttaGAATATAACTTGAACACTATTTTCGCCACTTTTATCCTTTTAGTTATTCTCAAgttattcttgaaaatatatCAATTTGTTCATGACTAAACTGAATAAATAATATAGTAAATATGAACAATTAACTCTCTTTAAATTATCACCTACAAAATGTAATGGgggcaaaaatgaaaaaaaaaaattcaataactctcttaaactttgaacaatttacttattttaaactaaaaaaaaaacttattccccaaatacaaatacacatgaatatgttgggttttaaaaggtgtgaacggaaaatgaagagttgcgacttttatgtagagttgtgacttttatgaaatgttgcgacttttatgaaaaattgtgacttttatgaaaagttg
The DNA window shown above is from Solanum stenotomum isolate F172 chromosome 6, ASM1918654v1, whole genome shotgun sequence and carries:
- the LOC125869250 gene encoding aspartyl protease family protein 2-like, encoding MVTTLSIFILVSLSVFSFGFVASREFGINLNSSASGIEFPQHPSFNVVSSSVNSGCNHVTSTNMLTREEQTSIDSQDEDDFAQPKEAVKFHLRHRSDGKTTEVKDSVFESTSRDLGRIQTLHTRIVEKKNQNSVSRLAKDGEKTVISSQFELSGRLMATLESGVSHGSGEYFMDVFVGTPPKHFSLILDTGSDLNWIQCVPCYDCFEQNGPYYDPKDSTSFTNITCHDPMCHLVSSPDPPQPCKTENQTCPYYYWYGDSSNTTGDFALETFSVNLTTPSGNSEIKKVENVMFGCGHWNRGLFHGAAGLLGLGKGPLSFSSQLQSLYGHSFSYCLVNRNSNSSVSSKLIFGEDKELLKHPNLNFTSLVGEKENPAETFYYVQIKSITVGDEVLKIPEETWNLSPQGVGGTIIDSGTTLSYFVEPAYEIIKEAFVNKVKGYPLIQDFPILRPCYNVSGVENLELPSFGITFSDGAVWNFPVENYFIKLDPEDIVCLAILGTPNSAMSIIGNYQQQNFHILYDTKGSRLGYAPTKCADA